One genomic region from Drosophila subpulchrella strain 33 F10 #4 breed RU33 chromosome 2R, RU_Dsub_v1.1 Primary Assembly, whole genome shotgun sequence encodes:
- the LOC119551007 gene encoding 23 kDa integral membrane protein-like — protein sequence MGCTGCVKCFLITLNTLNALSGLLLIAIATFALSKAPLAYIEFLYGLGGVIFVSAILGCCGICRENVCMTATYGFLLLGQLIISLLSIFYIESLWEYIEELTKKDVPNKWNEEMVEPGAMDTYQTLYECCGRDSPDDYVIGRKTLPSSCYPQGDTQGIPYQDGCALTTSKIFLNHLSTATGIYLYELAIIVPMVLGAIYLVIRFRKQRTRYSY from the exons ATGGGTTGCACTGGTTGCGTTAAGTGTTTTCTCATCACCCTCAATACTTTGAACGCG CTTTCGGGTCTATTGCTGATAGCCATTGCTACGTTTGCCCTCTCGAAAGCCCCTCTTGCTTACATCGAATTCCTATATGGACTGGGCGGCGTTATCTTCGTCTCGGCAATTCTGGGATGCTGTGGAATCTGCCGGGAAAACGTGTGCATGACCGCAACG TACGGATTCTTACTGTTGGGCCAGCTGATAATTAGCTTGCTGAGCATTTTCTACATAGAATCTCTTTGGGAATACATTGAAGAGCTCACCAAAAAGGATGTTCCGAATAAATGGAACGAGGAGATGGTGGAACCTGGTGCAATGGACACTTACCAGACATTG TATGAGTGTTGTGGACGTGATAGCCCCGATGACTATGTCATCGGCCGGAAAACCTTACCTTCAAGCTGTTATCCCCAGGGGGATACCCAGGGGATCCCTTATCAAGATGGATGCGCCCTGACGACCAGTAAGATCTTTCTGAATCATCTCAGCACTGCAACGGGCATTTACTTATATGAACTGGCTATAATT GTTCCCATGGTGCTTGGTGCCATTTATTTGGTCATACGATTCCGCAAGCAGCGCACTCGCTACAGCTACTAA